In the genome of Oscillospiraceae bacterium, the window ATATCATTTCATGTGCAAGCAACAGACACAGCTCACTGTCATCCGGAAACACCTCGGACAACGCGTGAACGCACGACTCAAACCGGTAAGGCCTGCCTGTAAGCGCGGTGACGACAGCGGCGGAATGCGCGGGCTCTTTCGACCAAAAAATATCCGCATTCATTATAATACCCTTTTCAACTGTTATGTGGCTGGTGAAAACGCCCCCGGATATCTCAACTCGGTTATTAAATACGCATTTCGGAGACATACCGAAAATGAAGCCTTCGTCCCTGTATTTCGACGAAACAAGCTCTGATATTGTATATTTCTCCTCGGATGTAAATGAATATTCCTCTAAATGAGGAATGAATTCGCATAAATGCGTAATAAATTCATCGGTCGAAGCACGGCAAAATAAAGGGTAAATATTTGAAACCGGGCTTTTGCGGGATTTTATCGCGCGTGATGTATACGTTCCGGACGGAGGCGAAAGAGACGCCCTCAGTGCTTCTATATCGGCGTTATACAAAAGAGTGCCATGCACAAGGCTGCGACCGCTTTTTACACATTGCGCGCTTCCGGATATTTTCTTTTCCGTTCCCGTTTTACCGTCCTTCAGAACGATATCACAAGCGCCGCGCACATATGCCGGAATACCTATGGAATTAAGAGCGGAAACAATCCATCCTGTCGCTTCGTCATATCTCTGCTGCGGTTCGTCACCTGCTGGTCCGATAAATGAGAAATTTATGTTTCCCTTGCCATGATAGACTGCGCCGCCGCCGCTTTCGCGCCTGTATACCGGCACGCCGTTTGGTTCGGTATACGGAAGCCTGACCTCTTCGTATATATTCTGATATTTCCCGACGACAACACACGGATTATTTTCATATATCAATAAATATTCCCCGGTGCGGTCCTTTAACAGAAGCTCCTCCGCGGCGAGGTTTTCCGGCGCTTCGTAAAAGCCGGTACGGACAAATATGGCTTTTACGCCCGAAGCTTCAATCGTTTTCATCTTCTTCCGGATTCCTAGCTTCGGCAAATTTCTTTTTAAATATATCGATGAGGCAATTTACCGAATTGAGTATCGACAGCACCCCGGCTATGAGAATTATTGGCCTTGAATAAGGGTTGTCGAGAATATTGATGGCACTGTTAAAGTATCCGATCACGGCAAAGGTCATTATCGTAAGCGCGAATACAATACATAGATTTGCGACCGCACGTTTGTAATTATCTTTATTCATTTATTGATTAACCTCCGCGATATAAATAATATCATTTATATTTCTGCCTCCCGAAGCCGGGCGGTTTACTACTTTTCCGTCGAAAGTCATATGCGCCGACTGTCCGCCGTCCATATTATATGCCGCTGCACAGCCCATTTCGTAAAACATCTGCGACATATCCTGAAAGCTCATTCCGTCAGAATACCCCGGCTGTCTTCCGTCGATGACCACAAAACAGTAATGGCCCGGTTCGTAATATCCGAAGGCGCAACGCGGATTAGGAGACTGTATACTCCATGAAAATTTCGAAACCGGCTGACCGTCTTTCAACAGCATCGGGCCAAATGACCATGCCTGATACGCTCCATCGTCGATAGCTTGATTTATCGAAAATTCACTCCTGTTATATGTTTTTACAGTGCCGTCATAATATAAAACACATACATCCGCAAACAGCGACGATCTGTAAAGTATTCCGTTCTTTATGCATACGCCCGAATCTCTTATTCCATAATAATCTCCGTTTACGGCGACGATTGCGCCAACTCTCGATACGGTATCGAGGATGGGCTCGGTAATGGACTTTCCGTATTTACCGCCCGCGAAAGCTGTTTTGAAATTATCGATATTTCGGATGTATATATCAGCCACATAATACGACGCGCCGTTTCTCGTACGTCTGTCTATCGTGACGCATATATCCTTGCTGCGGTATGACATATTATCTGAGATTATTTCACCATCGGTGAATTTATCCGCGAATTTATCTCCCCACATGCCGTTCTCGCCGTATTCTACTGCTTTTCTGGGAATTGTAACGGGAACAGTATTAAGAACGCGCGGCAGAACATGATGGAAAAGCGCG includes:
- a CDS encoding phosphodiester glycosidase family protein, coding for MKLKKGYNDRVFAVKAELAIMIFCDVLMLAFVLITFALFHHVLPRVLNTVPVTIPRKAVEYGENGMWGDKFADKFTDGEIISDNMSYRSKDICVTIDRRTRNGASYYVADIYIRNIDNFKTAFAGGKYGKSITEPILDTVSRVGAIVAVNGDYYGIRDSGVCIKNGILYRSSLFADVCVLYYDGTVKTYNRSEFSINQAIDDGAYQAWSFGPMLLKDGQPVSKFSWSIQSPNPRCAFGYYEPGHYCFVVIDGRQPGYSDGMSFQDMSQMFYEMGCAAAYNMDGGQSAHMTFDGKVVNRPASGGRNINDIIYIAEVNQ